Within the Thunnus thynnus chromosome 23, fThuThy2.1, whole genome shotgun sequence genome, the region AGTTGCAGcgtttagggggaaaaaaagagaaactaaacTTCAGCTCTGAgcttttttaactttattacaACGTTTAGTTGAATGTCTTTAAGCGTATTTAACTGCTATGAAAGTGTTGATCTACCTGTTACGCATCTTGCTGCAGCTCAGTCCAGACTGATGAAATAGCAACAGGTGGAAAAACAACCGAGGTGGGCATCTGTCTGAGGAGAAGATTAgtcttcttttctctcatctttctttcctttttccactTTCCACATCTTGGACGTGCATTTAATATCAATTTGATTaaccaattttaaaaaaactgcatttattaaGCTTTCTTCCTTATGATATACAGTTAGAGTAAACTTTGTAGGCTATTTAAATATCAGTTTGTAAATATCAGTTCCAAATGATTTTTCCTCTTCAGGCAGTGAGCTTGAAGCAGTGACTGAGGTTTTCTGTGACTTTATATTGTCCTGCTTTATTAAACAGGTGCATATGCTGCCCCCTCTTTCTTACAGCttgctttctctccttttttctctttctcccttgcATGTTTGTCTGTCGTATTTGTCCCTCGCTTgcttctcctttcctttttatgtgtttttccttctctgtcttcctTTATGGTTCTCTCCATGGTTACATGTAGACATCTCTATTAGTCTCCTTGCTGTGGTCGTGGGTTTCTGTGGCCTCGCCCTGTTGGtagtctctctctttgtcttttggAAGCTGTGCTGGCCCATTTGGAGGAGCAAGGCTCTCTCAGCCCACACCGAAAATGGCCTGCATGTCGGTTTCCCCGAGGCGCCTCCACCCAACTCCCCGCCGGTCAACGAGTGTAAAGTGGCAGAGGTGGAAAAGAAGTACCCTCCAGAAGTGAAGGTGAACGGACGGAGCTCTGTCAAGCTCCTGGAGGCGGCCATGAAGATCAGCCAGACGTCCCCAGACATCCCCGCCGAGGTCCAGACAGCGCTGAGGGAGAAGCTCAGCCAGCAGGCTAAAATCCAGAGGCAGACCACCGAGCCAACATCCTCCTCCAGGTACCTTGTATGAACCCACTGCAGTCACACAACCCCTCCCAGTCTGCCCCTGCATTGAGGACATAATAACATGACAATCTAGTCACACACAAGTATCTGGTGCTTACAATTATAGTACAATACTAACATTTTTGAGCCCACACAATGCCAAAACTATCCTGACAGTTCGTGACAGTGCGTGGCCACTGTCCTCGAGGTAATTTGGCACATGTCATGCAGAGCATCAAGGACTGGCCGGTGACCTTGAAACGCTGTTGCACATGTTGAATTGGCTGTCTCTTGCTCTAACtggccagaaaaaaaaaaaaatcgactcCTGTAGGCTCATCAGCCAGGGCCATGACATGTCTCCTTTGCTTCAGTTCAAACCCTATAATCACTTGCATGTGTGAGTCAAGCTGCCATGGTAACGGCGGGAAGCAACCCTAGTAATTAAACAATCAGCTCTtgcttctctttgttttccAGGACTGTGTTTAAAGTAGAAGGTCCATAATTAGCATTGCTGTGGGGTGGGAGCTGTCATGGTGGAAGGCTGGCTTCTGGTGAGACGCACCAGGCAGCTGCGCTCAGTTTCTCAGAGGAAGCCGTTATTGACACTTGCTTTGGTTTGTCGTTTGGCTCGTTAATTATATTCTATTGAGGTCTTCATGAATTAAACACCCACCATGGATGTAGTAAGGCCAGGTTAAAGACTATAACGCCTACTTTCTCGATCCTTCCACCTACTCTTTTGACAGtgattcacattttttactgattatttccttttttagaGTATAAAAAGCCAAAAGCACCTACAACATACAATAAAGTCTTAGCTCAAGCCCAAATACCATTTTAGGACCAATATTGTTTGGAGAAGTATGTCAattacaacagcaaataaagTAGATATTACAAACAGATTGTGTACACTGCtgtgttgtcttgtttttaaggTTTATTAATGTTTAGTTGCAGGAAATGTAggtctttttaatgtttttctattAGCTGTGTGTACTAACAGGCCAAAAAACTAACAATTATATGTGTTATCCATGAATCTgtctcaattaattgtttggtgaataaaatcCCAATGTCCTAGGGCCCAATGTGACATCTTCAGATAGCTTTTTTAGCCGACCAAGagtccaaaacctgaagatGTGCAGTTTACTAAAATCTAAGACAAGTCAAAGCaacaaattgtcacatttgagaagctgaaaccagcaaatatttgacattcTTGCTTGATGTAGTTGtagttaaatgattaattgattatcaaaaaagttgaATAAGTACTCTTCGTACCATGTactgttcagtttttttgaaatattgtgagcatgttggcACCAGTTtttgaaaacagcaaaaaaagtaTGAGTTCACAACTTTTAGAATTTAAGGAGAAAGGAGAAGACAGAAGACGTTATTGAACCAACATTTCCTCCCAAGTCAGAGTCAATGAAAATAttattgaaaattaaaataacagaCTGTAAAATTTGGGATAAAAGTTGATATCACAAGGTGAATAGTTAATGCTATTCTCTTTTCAGATAGTattcaatgtgttttttgtgtgttttagttgtATTTCTGACAATTGCATTGCAATACTTGAGTGTAGTGTTTAATTTTCAGCTGTGCTTCCTGTGCCATGTCATTTGTGCCATGGCTGACAGATCGCTGTGATTGTCTTTCTGTCAGAAAGGAGGATGGCTAGTTGCTAGGTGACAAGATTGGCGAGTCAAACACAGCCATGGTTTTCTCAAAAAGATAGCAACTTCACAGAAATTTGCTGCATTCAGGTATTTTGTGTAGAAGGATAAATACGAATGATGGAgacttattttcattgttaaaagTCATGGTCAGTGGTGGCAAAaatcttttcaaataaaaaagtcaGACTTGTGATTTTACATCCTGCTACTTTGAGGGTGGAACCAGTTGTTCAGCAAGAACAGTGTGTTAGATTTGAAGCATTAAAGTTGTCTTGATTCTAAGAAAATTAAACCACGTAATGGGGctcaaaattacattatatggATACAAAATGATTGGCTACAttattgtgaacattttaaGCTATCATTTTGTTACCACATATTTTTCATAATGTGCATTGAATGTATTGAAAGCTACAGTATGCTTGAAAAATAATTACTGGCAAGTGTTGTTTTGTCCTGTAGGGGGAGCTGCAGCCCCTTTGGATTGCTAATTTGCCAGTGTGTGTAAATAATCTCATCTCTACACTCCTCTATACTAGAATCTCATGCTTCTAAAGACAAACTCAAGACTACTCTGATCTACTGTACCAGACTGTAATATGTCAAAACATGTTGCATGAGCTCCACATTATTATGCATCATGCTTTTGTAGAGGTTCCTCTCTCCTGACAAACCATTAGCACCCACCATAACAAAGCCACTCATGCATAACACTGACACTTGAGACATTTACCAGATGCCCTCTACCCTTTTCAACAGGCACAATTCATTCCGGCGCCACCTGCCTCGTCAGATGAATGTCACCAGCATTGACTTCAGTATGGACACAGTTCCCCTTCGACAGTCCTCTACAGTAAGCATCGGAAGAATAAAACCCGAACTCTACAAGCAGAAGTCTGTGGACTCAGAGGACGAGGCCAAAGAACCCGTGGAGACTTGCGGAAAGCTCAGCTTCTCCCTGCGTTACGACTACGAGGATCAGGCTTTGGTGGTGAGAATCCTCAAGGCCTTGGACCTCCCTGCCAAAGACTTCACGGGCACCTCTGACCCGTATGTGAAGATCTACCTGCTGCccgagaggaagaagaagttcCAGACGCGTGTCCACCGCAAGAATCTGAACCCCATGTTTGATGAGACCTTCTGTTTCCCCGTGGCGTACGATGAGATTTGCAACCGCAAGCTGCACTTCAGCGTCTACGACTTTGACCGCTTCACCAGCCACGATATGATTGGCGAGGTGGTTGTGGACAACCTCTTTGAACTCTCTGATCTTTCCAGGGAGGCGGTGGTGTGGAAGGATATTCACGCAGCAACGACGGTGAGTTGGCGTCCACACTAGCGCACTGCCAAATCCTCAAATTGGTGAATAT harbors:
- the syt10 gene encoding synaptotagmin-10; translation: MNRRPPGSSGVQWINRRDMSVRTEDSITLCQRALQIITELCLTGHVDREKCSDIFPLESTIPGKGHADISISLLAVVVGFCGLALLVVSLFVFWKLCWPIWRSKALSAHTENGLHVGFPEAPPPNSPPVNECKVAEVEKKYPPEVKVNGRSSVKLLEAAMKISQTSPDIPAEVQTALREKLSQQAKIQRQTTEPTSSSRHNSFRRHLPRQMNVTSIDFSMDTVPLRQSSTVSIGRIKPELYKQKSVDSEDEAKEPVETCGKLSFSLRYDYEDQALVVRILKALDLPAKDFTGTSDPYVKIYLLPERKKKFQTRVHRKNLNPMFDETFCFPVAYDEICNRKLHFSVYDFDRFTSHDMIGEVVVDNLFELSDLSREAVVWKDIHAATTESVDLGEIMYSLCYLPTAGRMTLTVIKCRNLKAMDITGSSDPYVKVYLICDGRRLKKRKTTTKKSTLNPSYNEAIIFDIPPENVEQVSLTIMVMDYDRVGHNEVIGVCHAGPDAEGLGRDHWNEMLAYPRKPITHWHALGEWPGRAASFESQGSCPSPKPPQTP